The following proteins are encoded in a genomic region of Lachnospiraceae bacterium KM106-2:
- a CDS encoding ornithine carbamoyltransferase — MELKGKSFLTLKDFSKEEISYFLELAKDLKEKKKNGITGNSLKGKNIALIFEKPSTRTRCAFTIGCIDEGGHPEYLGTNDIQLGYKESVKDTARVLGRMFDGIEFRGFKQQTVNELSEYSGVPVWNGLTDTYHPTQILADFLTLQEQFGKLEGLKLVFVGDGRNNMANSLMIGASKMGLHFTILAPKCLWPSNELVNECQEFAKESGATISLSENLDAVKGADAIYTDVWCSMGEEDKAAERVTLLKPYQVNDKLFQMTGKDQTILLHCLPAVKGNEVTEELFEKHADVIFDEAENRMHTIKAVMVATLGN; from the coding sequence ATGGAGTTAAAAGGAAAAAGTTTTTTGACGTTAAAAGATTTTAGCAAAGAAGAAATATCCTATTTTCTAGAACTGGCAAAGGATTTAAAAGAAAAGAAGAAAAACGGAATTACCGGAAATAGTTTAAAGGGAAAGAATATTGCATTAATCTTTGAGAAGCCTTCTACAAGAACGAGATGCGCATTTACTATTGGCTGTATTGATGAAGGAGGACATCCGGAGTACTTAGGGACTAATGATATTCAACTGGGATATAAAGAGAGCGTAAAAGATACAGCTAGAGTATTAGGCAGAATGTTTGATGGAATTGAATTTCGTGGATTCAAGCAGCAGACAGTAAATGAACTTTCTGAGTATAGTGGGGTACCTGTTTGGAACGGTCTTACTGATACTTATCATCCAACTCAGATTCTTGCTGATTTCCTTACTCTTCAAGAACAATTTGGTAAGTTAGAGGGACTTAAGTTAGTATTTGTAGGGGATGGTCGTAATAATATGGCAAATAGTCTTATGATCGGTGCTTCAAAAATGGGTCTTCACTTTACAATTCTTGCACCAAAATGTTTATGGCCATCAAATGAGTTAGTGAACGAGTGTCAGGAATTCGCAAAGGAATCAGGTGCTACTATTAGCTTATCTGAGAATTTAGATGCAGTAAAAGGAGCGGATGCGATCTATACGGATGTATGGTGTTCCATGGGAGAGGAAGATAAGGCAGCGGAACGGGTTACATTGCTTAAGCCTTATCAAGTAAATGATAAACTCTTTCAGATGACAGGAAAGGATCAGACGATTTTGTTGCACTGCCTTCCAGCTGTAAAGGGGAATGAAGTAACAGAGGAGTTGTTTGAAAAACATGCAGATGTTATTTTCGACGAAGCAGAGAATCGAATGCATACGATCAAAGCTGTTATGGTTGCAACATTAGGAAACTAG
- a CDS encoding methyl-accepting chemotaxis protein: MNRKAVKSIKVLIMVPVILLAIVSIFSSVLGISRLNNINSKASTIADKYMTSIAMLGNIKENTQSIHKNSLSHIVALDLNTKLDVVTTMKKESKEIKSQLAEFRSYVKTSDTEAYEALLKNYENFDSALAKLIAYSANNNTAEAYEYANNDVASAEKAMEANIAKLEKSTQNASKQARHELDREYKNSLIMSSIVIAVAIAASITAFYSMITRVITPITQTERELSEIIKDINEKQGDLTKRVKVRHDDEIGTLGNGINTFLEELQHIFKLLKDDTIRMDQVVNEVLDSVSTSKESVSDLSALTEELAATMEEVSGNAIVINDNATSVSNEVMSIATRSVQMNEYTKEMKQNASNMEQTARTNMDKINNTVDEILVVLKEAIKDCKSVDQVNELTDEILNISSQTNLLALNASIEAARAGEAGKGFAVVAEEIRNLADSSRENANNIQEINDIVTKAVRNLSSSTSTLVEYLQKSILPEFEEFVKTGDQYKKDADYIEVTMDEFAEKTEELKQTVSQIASAISTITNAIDDGAQGINGAAESTQALVVDMGTITMRMDENREIADGLKTETEIFKNL; this comes from the coding sequence ATGAATAGAAAAGCAGTTAAAAGCATAAAGGTCCTTATTATGGTACCGGTAATTTTATTAGCCATTGTTTCTATATTTAGTAGTGTATTAGGAATATCAAGATTAAATAATATAAATTCCAAAGCATCTACTATAGCGGATAAGTATATGACTAGTATTGCAATGCTAGGAAATATTAAGGAGAACACTCAGAGTATTCATAAAAACTCATTGTCTCATATTGTTGCATTAGATCTGAATACAAAACTTGATGTCGTAACTACAATGAAAAAAGAAAGTAAAGAGATTAAATCTCAATTAGCGGAGTTTAGATCTTATGTAAAGACTTCTGATACAGAAGCGTATGAAGCATTGCTTAAAAATTATGAGAATTTTGATAGTGCATTAGCGAAACTAATTGCATACAGTGCCAATAATAATACGGCAGAAGCATATGAATATGCCAATAATGATGTCGCATCCGCTGAAAAAGCGATGGAAGCGAATATTGCTAAATTAGAGAAATCAACACAAAATGCATCAAAACAAGCACGCCATGAATTAGATAGAGAATATAAGAATTCACTTATTATGAGTTCCATTGTAATCGCTGTTGCTATCGCAGCAAGTATTACAGCATTTTATAGTATGATCACAAGAGTAATTACTCCGATCACACAGACAGAGAGAGAGTTATCTGAAATCATTAAGGATATCAATGAGAAGCAAGGCGATCTGACAAAACGAGTAAAGGTTCGTCACGATGATGAAATTGGTACATTAGGAAATGGAATCAATACATTCTTAGAAGAATTACAACATATCTTTAAATTATTAAAAGATGATACGATCAGAATGGATCAAGTTGTAAATGAAGTATTAGATAGCGTTAGCACATCAAAAGAAAGTGTGTCGGATCTTTCCGCTTTAACGGAAGAATTAGCCGCTACAATGGAAGAAGTATCAGGAAACGCAATTGTTATTAATGATAATGCAACATCTGTAAGCAATGAGGTTATGAGTATTGCTACTAGAAGCGTACAGATGAATGAATATACAAAAGAAATGAAGCAAAATGCAAGCAACATGGAACAAACCGCTCGTACGAATATGGATAAGATCAATAACACGGTAGATGAAATCTTAGTCGTATTAAAAGAAGCAATCAAAGATTGTAAGAGTGTAGATCAAGTAAATGAACTGACAGATGAAATCTTAAATATTTCAAGTCAGACAAATTTATTAGCACTAAATGCATCAATCGAAGCAGCAAGAGCCGGAGAAGCAGGAAAAGGATTTGCAGTCGTAGCAGAAGAAATCAGAAACCTTGCAGACTCAAGCCGTGAAAACGCAAATAACATTCAAGAAATCAATGATATCGTAACAAAAGCAGTACGTAATCTATCTAGTAGTACAAGCACACTAGTAGAATACCTACAAAAATCGATTCTCCCAGAATTTGAAGAGTTCGTAAAAACAGGAGATCAATATAAAAAAGATGCTGATTATATCGAAGTAACCATGGATGAATTTGCAGAAAAGACAGAAGAATTAAAACAAACCGTATCTCAAATAGCATCCGCGATCAGTACAATAACAAATGCCATCGATGATGGAGCCCAAGGAATCAACGGAGCCGCAGAAAGTACACAGGCGCTTGTAGTAGATATGGGAACAATCACAATGCGAATGGATGAAAACCGAGAAATCGCAGACGGCTTAAAAACAGAAACAGAAATCTTTAAAAACCTATAA
- a CDS encoding putative activity regulator of membrane protease YbbK — MGAIYWLIAMAVLLVIEIITLGLTTIWFAAGALVSFIMALLGASIAIQVTVFVVVSLVLLFFTRPIALKYFNNGRVATNSESLIGQQATVTEVINNIKAEGAITINGLRWTARSRSNEIIDAGTIVKIVDIKGVKAIVIKIKEEN; from the coding sequence ATGGGAGCTATCTATTGGCTAATAGCTATGGCTGTGTTACTTGTAATTGAAATCATAACACTTGGCCTTACAACAATATGGTTCGCAGCTGGCGCATTAGTTTCGTTTATCATGGCATTATTAGGTGCTAGTATTGCAATTCAGGTTACGGTATTTGTTGTAGTTTCTTTAGTACTATTATTCTTTACACGACCAATTGCATTAAAGTATTTTAATAATGGCAGAGTCGCAACAAATAGTGAGAGCTTGATTGGACAGCAGGCAACTGTAACAGAAGTAATCAATAATATTAAGGCAGAGGGAGCTATTACCATTAATGGATTAAGATGGACCGCACGCTCTCGAAGCAATGAGATTATTGATGCAGGCACTATTGTCAAGATTGTTGATATTAAAGGTGTTAAGGCAATTGTCATCAAAATTAAGGAGGAGAACTAA
- a CDS encoding maltose/maltodextrin ABC transporter, substrate binding periplasmic protein MalE, giving the protein MRKRGLKLLAVGILSIVCLTGCGQKNETENKVQQESKKVQDVSLTMWGSKDDHQLLTTMIDSFNEKYKDQVKLNVTLEAINEGECKTTIFADVSKAGDIFAFADDQLMELAAAGLIEPIANADQIKKQNSDSSIEAASINGSLYAYPMTADNGYFMYYNKKYLKEDDVKTLDKMLSVAASKNKKVTMDWSSGWYLYSFFGNTGLELGINEDRITNFCNWNAKTGDIKGTDIGNAMLTIANHAGFANKGDDGLIAGAKDGSVIAGVSGVWSANALQEIWGNDYAAVKLPTYTCAGKQVQMSSFAGYKMLGVNSYSKNSKWAAKLAEWITNQENQELRFTERGQGPSNKDAASSDKVKESPAIQALIQQSEFSMLQRVGANYWTPVSVFADSLLKKKATKANMQSLMDTMVKKITAKITDQ; this is encoded by the coding sequence ATGAGAAAACGAGGCTTGAAATTATTAGCAGTAGGAATCCTATCTATTGTATGTTTAACCGGTTGCGGACAGAAAAATGAAACTGAAAACAAAGTACAGCAGGAAAGTAAAAAGGTTCAAGATGTTTCTTTGACTATGTGGGGATCAAAGGATGATCATCAATTACTTACGACAATGATTGACAGTTTTAATGAAAAATACAAAGATCAGGTAAAGTTGAATGTTACACTAGAAGCGATTAATGAAGGTGAATGTAAAACAACCATTTTTGCAGATGTAAGTAAGGCTGGAGATATATTTGCATTTGCAGATGATCAGCTGATGGAATTAGCTGCAGCAGGCTTAATTGAGCCAATTGCAAATGCAGATCAGATAAAGAAACAGAATTCTGATAGTTCTATTGAGGCAGCATCTATCAATGGTAGTTTATATGCATATCCGATGACCGCTGATAATGGATATTTTATGTATTATAACAAGAAGTATTTAAAAGAAGATGATGTTAAGACATTGGATAAGATGTTATCCGTAGCAGCATCTAAGAATAAAAAGGTTACAATGGATTGGTCATCTGGCTGGTATCTATACTCCTTTTTTGGAAATACCGGTTTGGAGCTAGGAATTAATGAAGATAGAATCACTAATTTCTGTAATTGGAATGCGAAAACAGGTGATATCAAAGGTACTGACATTGGAAATGCGATGCTTACAATTGCAAATCATGCAGGATTTGCAAATAAAGGGGATGACGGACTAATTGCGGGGGCAAAAGATGGAAGCGTCATTGCAGGTGTAAGTGGTGTATGGAGTGCTAATGCATTACAAGAAATATGGGGCAATGATTATGCGGCGGTAAAACTCCCTACATATACATGTGCTGGTAAACAAGTGCAGATGTCCTCCTTTGCTGGATATAAGATGCTTGGTGTGAATTCTTATTCAAAGAATTCAAAATGGGCAGCAAAACTTGCAGAATGGATTACAAATCAAGAGAATCAGGAATTAAGATTTACAGAACGTGGTCAGGGACCAAGTAATAAAGATGCAGCAAGTTCTGATAAAGTAAAAGAATCACCAGCGATCCAAGCATTAATTCAACAATCTGAATTTTCAATGTTACAAAGAGTAGGAGCTAATTACTGGACTCCAGTCTCTGTATTTGCGGATAGTTTGTTGAAGAAAAAAGCAACAAAAGCCAATATGCAATCACTTATGGATACCATGGTGAAGAAAATCACAGCAAAGATTACCGATCAATAA
- a CDS encoding citrate synthase — MQEKFSQMDENIFRLAKDCKKNFAIDAELYTKYEVKRGLRDISGKGVLTGLTEVSEIRSYSIIDNDMIPCEGKLFYQGVDMEEIVKGFIQEDRFGYEEVVYLLLFGKLPNKDELATLTKLLVTYRDLPTSFVRDIIMTAPSRDMMNTLARSVLTLYSYDENADDTSVENVLRQCLQLIALFPLLSVYGYQAYRHYHDGQSLFIHQPSPELSTAQNILHILRPDSKYSKLEAKILDIALVLHAEHGGGNNSTFTDHVVTSSGTDTYSAIAAALGSLKGPKHGGANIKVIKMFDDMKENLKDWEDEEEIKRYLSALLNKQAFDRTGLIYGMGHAVYSISDPRANVFKKFVERLSEEKGRQKEFALYSKVEQLAPQVIAKERKIYKGVSANVDFYSGFVYSMLDLPTELYTPIFAIARIAGWSAHRLEELINGGKIIRPAYKSVAKHKPYIPLSER; from the coding sequence ATGCAAGAAAAGTTTTCCCAAATGGATGAAAACATTTTTAGATTAGCAAAGGATTGTAAGAAGAATTTCGCGATTGATGCAGAACTTTATACCAAATATGAAGTAAAGCGGGGACTGCGTGATATCAGTGGAAAAGGTGTTTTGACAGGATTAACCGAAGTCTCGGAGATTCGGTCATATTCTATTATCGATAATGATATGATACCTTGCGAAGGAAAGTTATTTTATCAGGGCGTCGACATGGAAGAGATCGTGAAAGGATTTATTCAGGAGGATCGATTCGGGTATGAAGAAGTAGTCTATCTGCTTCTCTTTGGTAAGCTTCCTAATAAGGATGAACTTGCAACACTAACAAAGCTATTAGTGACCTATCGTGATCTTCCGACTAGTTTTGTTCGGGATATTATTATGACAGCACCAAGCCGCGATATGATGAATACACTGGCAAGAAGCGTGCTAACCTTATATTCCTATGATGAGAATGCGGATGATACATCAGTGGAAAATGTATTGCGACAATGCCTTCAATTGATCGCTTTATTTCCTTTGCTATCTGTTTATGGCTATCAAGCTTATCGTCATTATCATGATGGGCAGAGTTTATTTATTCATCAACCAAGCCCTGAATTATCTACGGCGCAGAACATTTTACATATTTTAAGACCGGATAGTAAATATTCTAAGCTTGAAGCTAAAATTCTTGATATTGCTTTAGTTCTTCATGCAGAGCATGGTGGAGGTAACAATTCTACTTTTACAGATCATGTGGTAACAAGTTCTGGAACAGATACGTACTCAGCGATCGCAGCAGCGCTTGGTTCTTTAAAAGGACCAAAACACGGCGGTGCTAATATTAAAGTCATTAAAATGTTTGATGATATGAAAGAAAACTTGAAAGATTGGGAAGATGAAGAGGAAATTAAACGATATTTAAGTGCGTTGCTCAATAAACAAGCGTTTGACCGAACTGGTCTTATTTATGGAATGGGGCATGCAGTATACTCCATATCAGATCCTAGAGCAAATGTATTTAAGAAATTTGTAGAGCGTCTATCAGAAGAAAAAGGACGTCAAAAAGAGTTTGCTCTTTATTCTAAAGTGGAACAATTGGCTCCACAGGTCATTGCGAAAGAAAGAAAGATATACAAAGGTGTTAGTGCCAATGTAGATTTTTATAGTGGATTTGTCTATAGTATGTTGGATCTCCCAACAGAACTGTATACTCCTATATTTGCAATTGCCAGGATTGCAGGTTGGAGTGCTCATCGGCTAGAGGAACTTATTAATGGGGGTAAAATTATTCGCCCAGCTTATAAAAGTGTTGCAAAACATAAACCATACATACCATTATCAGAAAGATAG
- a CDS encoding biotin--protein ligase codes for MKERILEILKKSNTYVSGQEICKQLNVSRTAVWKVMNQLKEEGYEIEAISNKGYKIKKSPDSITDYELLSQINTKYIAKQIEYYEEIDSTNIRCKILAEEGAQDGILVVADQQTAGRGRRGRAWKSPKGSSIAMSLMLKPDIMPSNASMLTLVTAMALVKGINDAAGVDTKIKWPNDIILNNKKLCGILTEMSSELDYINYVVIGIGVNVNMTEFPEEISHIATSVAIELGHPAKRADIITKTMEAFEKYYDIFLKKQNLEDLVEEYNHQLIHKDREIRVLGSEEEYQAKALGIDKTGELMVELDDGTRKKIRSGEISVRGINGYV; via the coding sequence ATGAAAGAAAGAATATTGGAAATATTGAAAAAAAGCAATACCTATGTATCTGGACAAGAAATCTGTAAACAACTCAACGTATCAAGAACCGCAGTATGGAAAGTAATGAACCAATTAAAAGAAGAAGGTTATGAAATAGAGGCCATTTCCAATAAAGGTTATAAAATAAAAAAAAGCCCGGATAGTATTACGGATTATGAGCTGCTTAGTCAGATTAATACGAAGTATATCGCAAAGCAGATTGAATATTATGAAGAAATCGATTCTACAAATATACGATGCAAAATACTTGCAGAAGAAGGAGCCCAAGATGGCATCCTTGTTGTAGCAGATCAGCAGACAGCAGGTCGTGGAAGAAGAGGACGTGCGTGGAAATCACCAAAAGGCAGTAGTATCGCAATGTCACTTATGTTAAAGCCGGACATTATGCCAAGCAATGCAAGTATGTTAACGCTGGTAACAGCGATGGCATTGGTAAAAGGCATAAATGATGCAGCTGGAGTAGATACCAAGATCAAGTGGCCAAATGATATCATATTAAATAATAAGAAATTATGTGGAATCTTAACTGAAATGAGTTCCGAGCTTGATTATATTAATTATGTAGTAATCGGGATTGGTGTTAATGTTAATATGACAGAATTTCCGGAAGAGATTTCTCATATTGCCACATCAGTAGCAATAGAGTTGGGACATCCCGCAAAGCGTGCGGATATCATAACCAAAACGATGGAAGCATTTGAAAAATACTATGATATTTTCCTGAAAAAACAGAATTTAGAAGATTTGGTAGAGGAATATAATCATCAGCTAATTCATAAAGATCGTGAGATCAGAGTATTGGGTAGCGAAGAAGAATACCAGGCAAAGGCATTAGGCATTGACAAAACCGGTGAATTAATGGTAGAACTAGATGACGGAACAAGAAAAAAGATTCGTTCCGGTGAGATCAGTGTCCGTGGAATCAATGGATATGTATAA
- a CDS encoding putative stomatin/prohibitin-family membrane protease subunit YbbK, whose amino-acid sequence MGEGAIIFIVFLVLALLVVSSCIKVVPQAHAYIVERLGGYQGTWNVGIHFKVPFIDRVAKRVLLKEQVVDFAPQPVITKDNVTMRIDTVVFYQITDPKLFAYGVENPIMAIENLTATTLRNIIGDLELDETLTSREIINTKMRVSLDVATDPWGIKVNRVELKNIIPPAAIQDAMEKQMKAERERRESILRAEGEKKSTILVAEGKKQEVILEAEAEKEAAILRAEAKKEATIREAEGQAAAIETVQKANAEGIRFLNESDPSAQVITLKSLEAFAKAADGKATKIIIPSEIQGVAGLVKSITEVASEK is encoded by the coding sequence ATGGGCGAAGGAGCTATTATTTTTATTGTATTTTTAGTTTTAGCGTTATTAGTTGTATCATCATGTATTAAAGTGGTACCACAAGCACATGCATATATTGTAGAACGTCTTGGTGGATATCAAGGAACTTGGAATGTAGGTATTCATTTCAAAGTACCATTTATCGATAGAGTAGCAAAGAGAGTATTATTAAAAGAGCAAGTTGTAGATTTTGCGCCACAACCTGTTATTACGAAAGATAACGTAACAATGAGAATTGATACGGTTGTATTTTATCAGATCACAGATCCTAAGTTATTTGCATATGGTGTTGAGAATCCAATTATGGCAATTGAGAACTTAACAGCTACTACATTAAGAAATATCATCGGTGATCTTGAATTAGATGAGACTTTAACATCTAGAGAGATCATTAACACAAAGATGAGAGTATCTCTTGATGTTGCAACAGATCCTTGGGGTATTAAAGTTAACCGTGTTGAACTTAAGAATATCATTCCTCCAGCAGCTATTCAGGATGCAATGGAGAAACAGATGAAGGCAGAGCGTGAACGAAGAGAATCTATTCTTAGAGCAGAAGGTGAGAAGAAATCTACAATCCTTGTTGCAGAAGGTAAGAAACAAGAAGTTATTCTTGAAGCAGAAGCTGAGAAGGAAGCTGCAATCTTACGTGCGGAAGCTAAGAAAGAAGCAACGATTCGTGAAGCAGAAGGTCAGGCAGCAGCTATCGAGACTGTTCAAAAAGCCAATGCAGAAGGTATTCGTTTCTTAAACGAATCAGATCCATCCGCTCAGGTTATTACATTAAAGAGCTTAGAAGCATTTGCGAAAGCAGCTGATGGTAAAGCAACGAAGATTATTATCCCATCTGAAATTCAGGGAGTTGCAGGCTTAGTAAAATCAATTACAGAAGTTGCATCTGAAAAATAA